The Oryzihumus leptocrescens sequence GGCCAAGGTGGAGCGCAGGTGGTTCCGTGAGCAGATCGCCGGCCAGCAGCTGGAGCCGATGTACGACCCGTCCCTGGGCAAGGACGCCGACTTCGAGTACCTCGACCCGGCGCGGGCGCAGGCCGACTACGAGCGGCTGCTGGAGGAGTGCCGGCTGGCCGAGGAGGTGCTGGCCGGGGCGTCGTACGAGGACACCATCGAGTCGCGGATGGGCACCATGTCGGTGCGGGCCGTGGTGGTGCACATGATCGAGGAGTACGCCCAGCACAGCGGTCACGCCGACCTGCTGCGCGAGTGCGTCGACGGGATGACCGACAAGTAGCCGCACGCTGCGCGGAAAGCGCTCCACCCAGCGCTCCGCTGGTGGCACAGTGGGGGCACGTGTTGTGGTGGGGGATGGGGGCAGGGATGTTCTGGTTCGTGCTGGGAGTCGTGTTCCTCGGCCTGGTCGCGGTGGGCGTGCTGTCGGTGTGGCGGCGCCGCGCCTCCGCGGGGTCGCCCGGTCAGGGGAGCGTGGAGGCGGACGCCAGGCAGAACGAGGCCAAGTCGTGGGAGCGGTCCCGGAGCGGCGGACTCGGGTAGCCCGCCCCGATGTCGGGCCGTGGCGGGCGGTCCGCGCCCCCGGCTGGATCGAGGCTGCCCCGGGCCGGCCCGGCCCAAGCGGCGAGCGCGGGGACCTTGGCCCCTGCCCTCAGAGCCCGACCGGCCGCCAGCCTGAACGGGACGGCCAGCCACGAGGAGGCGATCGCCATGCACCTCGTGGCCAGAGGGGGAGAACGGTCGCACGACACGTCCGTCGGGGACTCGGGGCACCTCGGTCAGGGGGTGAGACGGCCGTGATGACTGACCGGGTCATCGCCCGGACCGTGGGTGCGCTCTTCATCGTCGGCACCGTCACGGCCGTTGTCGGCGGCTCGATGGTGCTGGCGATCGAGGATCCGGGGGCGCTGTCCGCGGTGGCCGGCGACCAGGGCCGTGTGGCCACCGGGGTGCTCCTGGAACTGGTCCTGGCGCTGTCGGTGCTCGGCATCGGGGCGCTGTTGTTCCCCGTGCTCCGGCGTCGCGACGAGGGACTGGCTCTGGCCTATGCAGGGGTGCGGACCCTCGAAGCCGTGTTCTTGATGGCGGCCTCGGTCGCCGCCCTCGTGTTCCTCGCGTCGGGCCCGGGAGCCCCGGCAGCGGGCGGTGCCGGGCGAGCCCCTGCGCTGGTCCT is a genomic window containing:
- a CDS encoding DUF4386 domain-containing protein; amino-acid sequence: MGALFIVGTVTAVVGGSMVLAIEDPGALSAVAGDQGRVATGVLLELVLALSVLGIGALLFPVLRRRDEGLALAYAGVRTLEAVFLMAASVAALVFLASGPGAPAAGGAGRAPALVLALREWTYLIGSMVLLGAGGLILYSLLFRAALVPTWLSLWGLVAAVLILLRGVLEVYGLDLSVVWQAALAAPIAVNEMVLAVWLIVRGFDAAGARASRVLRR
- a CDS encoding DinB family protein, encoding MTWTAPEVTLPDGPLTGEDRPMLEGFLAWHRALLRHKCAGLTGEQLAQRSVPPSNLSLLGLVRHMAKVERRWFREQIAGQQLEPMYDPSLGKDADFEYLDPARAQADYERLLEECRLAEEVLAGASYEDTIESRMGTMSVRAVVVHMIEEYAQHSGHADLLRECVDGMTDK